The proteins below come from a single Brevundimonas sp. LM2 genomic window:
- the trxB gene encoding thioredoxin-disulfide reductase, with protein MTHPKTTRVAIIGSGPAGWTAAIYAARASLNPVVIAGIQPGGQLTITTDVENYPGFAEAIQGPWLMEQMKAQAIHVGTEIIEDIVVACDLSRRPFRLTLDSGAEILAETVIISTGAQAKWLGLESEARYQGFGVSACATCDGFFYRGKEVVVVGGGNTAVEEALFLTNFAAKVTVVHRKDELRAEKILQERLFANPKVEVVWNHAVDEILGQNDGVASNVTGVRLKNALTGETHERSADGVFIAIGHAPSSELFLGQLETKQGGYLVVKPGTTSTQVEGCYAAGDVTDDVYRQAVTAAGMGCMAALEAVRFLAEEDHARAHHPISHQEAEKIGVW; from the coding sequence ATGACCCATCCGAAAACCACCCGCGTCGCCATCATCGGTTCCGGCCCCGCCGGCTGGACCGCCGCGATCTATGCCGCGCGCGCCAGCCTGAACCCCGTGGTCATCGCCGGCATCCAGCCGGGCGGCCAGCTGACCATCACCACCGACGTCGAGAACTATCCCGGCTTCGCCGAGGCCATCCAGGGCCCCTGGCTGATGGAGCAGATGAAGGCCCAGGCGATCCACGTCGGCACCGAGATCATCGAGGATATCGTCGTCGCCTGCGACCTGTCCCGGCGACCCTTCCGCCTGACGCTGGACTCCGGCGCCGAGATCCTGGCCGAGACCGTGATCATCTCCACCGGGGCCCAGGCCAAGTGGCTGGGTCTGGAGTCCGAGGCGAGATACCAGGGCTTCGGCGTCTCCGCCTGCGCCACCTGCGACGGCTTCTTCTATCGCGGCAAGGAGGTCGTGGTGGTGGGCGGCGGCAACACCGCCGTCGAGGAGGCGCTGTTCCTGACCAATTTCGCCGCCAAGGTCACCGTGGTCCACCGCAAGGACGAGCTGCGCGCCGAGAAGATCCTGCAGGAGCGGCTGTTCGCCAACCCCAAGGTCGAGGTGGTCTGGAACCATGCGGTCGACGAGATCCTGGGCCAGAACGACGGCGTGGCCTCCAACGTCACCGGCGTCCGGCTGAAAAACGCCCTGACGGGCGAGACCCACGAGCGCTCGGCCGACGGCGTCTTCATCGCCATCGGCCATGCCCCGTCGTCGGAGCTGTTCCTGGGCCAGCTGGAGACCAAGCAGGGCGGCTATCTGGTGGTGAAGCCGGGCACCACCTCGACCCAGGTCGAGGGCTGCTATGCCGCCGGCGACGTGACCGACGACGTCTATCGCCAGGCCGTCACGGCGGCGGGGATGGGCTGTATGGCGGCTCTGGAAGCCGTGCGCTTCCTGGCCGAGGAGGACCACGCCCGCGCCCACCATCCGATCAGCCACCAGGAAGCGGAAAAGATCGGCGTCTGGTAG